The genomic interval CAGGTAGGGAAAGGCTCTATCTTTAAAATCTATTTTAATACTGCTCAGAATCTTGACTAGCGTATATCTCACCTGTCCAATATTATGAAACAACTATTTACTTATCCGCTCCAGGGCATTCTCAGCGCTGTATTTATCAGTCTGATTGGTATTGGTTTATGGTCGTATGTAGGAAACAAAGAACTACTATTTACCCGCCAAGCAACCGGGAATACAGGAATTGCCCATCAGCAGAAGCCTGCCCGGCTGATCATCCGCGGTGATGATATGGGGTATACACATTCCGGAAATCTGGCAATTATGAAAGCGTATAAAGAAGGAATTGAGAAATCAATTGAAGTAATTGTTCCTTCTCCCTGGTTCCCGGAAGCGGTAAAAATGCTCGGACAGATTCCTGATGCCGATGTTGGTATCCACCTTGCCCTTACCAGCGAGTGGGATCATGTAAAGTGGCGGCCTCTTACAGATTGTCCGAGCCTGCGCGATGAAGATGGCTATTTCTACCCTATGATCCAGAAAAATAAAAATTACCCAGGCCGGGCACTTACCGAAAATCAATGGAAAATCGAAGACGTGGAGAAAGAATTC from Rhodocytophaga rosea carries:
- a CDS encoding polysaccharide deacetylase family protein, producing MKQLFTYPLQGILSAVFISLIGIGLWSYVGNKELLFTRQATGNTGIAHQQKPARLIIRGDDMGYTHSGNLAIMKAYKEGIEKSIEVIVPSPWFPEAVKMLGQIPDADVGIHLALTSEWDHVKWRPLTDCPSLRDEDGYFYPMIQKNKNYPGRALTENQWKIEDVEKEFRAQIELALKKIPRISHVSAHMGCSNISPQVKELTRKLAREYKIDIDPASLGVTSISYAGPQLTRAEKESSFINMLGQLKAGETYLFVEHPGFDDAELRAVHHIGYENVADDRQGVTDMWTSEKVKAEIKKRNIQIISYKDLLK